One stretch of Bradyrhizobium canariense DNA includes these proteins:
- a CDS encoding GNAT family N-acetyltransferase yields the protein MTIAAAIQSQPATATAWSKTSRIAGIDVFNDLGQVETIWRSLERQPHCSTPYQRFDFLGQWQRQVGERENLLPFIVVARDAEHRPLLLLPLVLGHEHGVRTASFMGGKHTTYNMALWDQEFVTGATALDLDALISGVRAGSEIDVLALQRQPVRWRDLPNPMAMLPHQASVNDCPVMTMEPGAAPVTRISNSFRRRLKGKERKLQNLPGYRYDIATTDAEIERLLDWFFRVKPLRMAEQKLPNVFAEPGVEDFIRNACMTPVAGGGRAIDVHALECDEEIIAIFAGVAGGDRFSMMFNTYTMSENSRYSPGLILLRYIIDHYAEHGYRAFDLGIGSDDYKRQFCKSDEPIFDCFVPLSLRGKLATAAMSGLNRAKHMVKHNPALFHMAQRLRSAFR from the coding sequence ATGACCATTGCGGCCGCGATCCAGAGCCAACCGGCGACAGCGACGGCGTGGTCGAAAACAAGCCGCATTGCCGGCATCGACGTTTTCAACGATCTGGGCCAGGTGGAGACGATCTGGCGCAGCCTCGAACGACAGCCGCATTGCTCGACGCCGTATCAGCGGTTCGATTTTCTTGGCCAGTGGCAGCGCCAGGTCGGCGAACGCGAAAACCTCCTGCCCTTTATCGTTGTCGCCCGTGACGCGGAACACCGGCCGCTATTGCTGCTGCCGCTGGTGCTCGGCCACGAACACGGGGTTCGCACCGCGAGTTTTATGGGCGGCAAGCACACGACTTACAACATGGCTCTATGGGACCAGGAGTTCGTCACCGGCGCGACCGCACTCGATCTCGACGCGCTGATATCGGGCGTGCGAGCCGGATCCGAGATCGACGTTTTGGCGCTCCAGCGGCAGCCGGTGCGCTGGCGGGATCTGCCGAACCCGATGGCGATGCTGCCGCACCAGGCCTCGGTCAACGATTGCCCTGTCATGACGATGGAGCCCGGCGCAGCGCCTGTGACGCGGATCAGCAATTCGTTCCGCCGCCGGCTCAAGGGCAAGGAACGCAAGCTGCAGAATTTGCCCGGCTATCGTTATGACATCGCCACCACCGATGCCGAGATCGAGCGGCTGCTCGACTGGTTCTTTCGCGTCAAGCCGTTGCGGATGGCGGAACAAAAATTGCCCAACGTGTTCGCCGAACCTGGCGTGGAGGATTTCATCCGCAACGCCTGCATGACGCCGGTTGCCGGCGGCGGCCGCGCGATCGATGTCCACGCGCTGGAATGCGACGAAGAGATCATCGCCATCTTCGCCGGCGTCGCCGGCGGCGACCGCTTTTCGATGATGTTCAATACCTACACGATGTCGGAGAATTCGCGTTACAGTCCAGGCTTGATCCTGCTGCGTTACATCATCGACCACTATGCCGAACACGGCTATCGCGCGTTCGATCTCGGGATCGGATCGGACGATTACAAACGCCAATTCTGCAAGAGCGACGAGCCGATATTCGATTGCTTTGTCCCGCTCAGCCTGCGCGGCAAACTGGCGACGGCTGCGATGTCGGGCCTCAACCGCGCCAAGCACATGGTGAAGCACAATCCGGCGCTGTTCCATATGGCGCAAAGATTGCGAAGCGCGTTTCGCTAA
- a CDS encoding polysaccharide deacetylase family protein: MPSDIGFVTRARVELAYFSGYATAMQRRTGGAGVILRFMRVRPRRSASFQPLKSHDITPDFLDRTIRALKRWKFDIVSIDEVCERAVTLASPRRFVSLTFDGGYKDLITSAYPVLSRHGVPFTVYVPTAFPDGVGEAWWLALEAIIARENRLSLVMDRKELHFNIANTAAKYQLYDFIESWMRSLPPSDLTLAVNDLCKRYSVDLAALSREASMDWSDLAKLAADPLVTIGGATMNYPVLSNLKDAAALREMTMGIAVTQAALHRGLRHFAYPFGDSAAFRRQHVTMAAETGFASAVSAIPGVVQTAGRTNLHALPRIAWDGRLRSLRAMRVMLSGSMFAHPHTPSPIGKDEISGETRPNATARSES; this comes from the coding sequence TTGCCGTCTGACATCGGTTTTGTGACACGCGCCAGAGTGGAGCTCGCCTATTTCAGCGGTTACGCCACGGCAATGCAGCGGCGTACCGGCGGCGCTGGCGTCATTCTGCGCTTTATGCGCGTGCGTCCGCGCCGCAGCGCCAGCTTTCAGCCTTTGAAATCCCACGACATCACACCCGATTTTCTCGATCGAACGATCCGCGCCTTGAAGCGCTGGAAATTCGATATCGTGTCGATCGATGAGGTGTGCGAGCGGGCGGTCACGCTGGCTTCGCCGCGCAGATTTGTCAGCCTGACCTTCGACGGCGGCTACAAGGACCTGATCACATCGGCCTATCCGGTATTATCACGGCACGGTGTGCCGTTCACGGTCTATGTGCCGACGGCGTTTCCGGACGGGGTGGGCGAGGCGTGGTGGCTCGCGCTTGAAGCGATCATCGCGCGCGAGAATCGCCTCAGCCTGGTGATGGATCGCAAGGAGCTGCATTTCAACATCGCCAACACAGCTGCGAAATATCAGCTCTACGACTTTATCGAGAGCTGGATGCGCTCGTTGCCGCCATCCGACCTGACGCTGGCGGTCAACGATCTCTGCAAACGCTATTCGGTCGATCTCGCGGCACTCTCGCGCGAGGCCTCGATGGATTGGAGCGACCTTGCGAAGCTGGCGGCCGACCCGCTTGTAACCATTGGTGGTGCGACGATGAACTATCCGGTTCTGTCGAACCTGAAGGACGCGGCAGCGCTGCGCGAGATGACAATGGGGATCGCGGTGACGCAGGCTGCGCTGCACCGGGGTCTCAGGCATTTTGCCTATCCGTTCGGCGATAGTGCGGCCTTTCGCCGGCAACACGTTACGATGGCCGCGGAAACGGGCTTCGCCAGCGCGGTGTCGGCGATACCGGGCGTGGTGCAGACGGCGGGCCGGACCAACCTTCACGCGCTTCCGCGTATCGCGTGGGACGGGCGGCTGCGTTCGCTGCGTGCCATGCGCGTGATGCTGTCGGGCAGCATGTTCGCGCATCCGCACACGCCTTCGCCAATCGGAAAAGATGAGATCTCAGGCGAGACGCGACCCAATGCCACCGCGCGAAGCGAAAGCTAG
- a CDS encoding DUF2842 domain-containing protein: MTIRTRKFIGTIALLMLVVVWSLLGMTVAQTPWLANSGLLQAIFYVVAGVGWVLPAMPIISWMARPDA, translated from the coding sequence ATGACGATACGCACCCGCAAATTCATTGGAACCATCGCACTTCTCATGCTGGTGGTGGTGTGGTCGCTATTGGGAATGACGGTCGCGCAGACGCCGTGGCTGGCCAACTCCGGACTGTTGCAAGCGATTTTCTACGTCGTTGCGGGGGTTGGCTGGGTGCTGCCGGCAATGCCGATCATCAGCTGGATGGCGCGGCCGGACGCCTAG
- a CDS encoding COX15/CtaA family protein, translating to MTGIPAQQAPQNRAVRWWLFSVAALIAIMVLVGGATRLTESGLSITEWKPVSGALPPLSQEQWSQAFEGYKAIPQYRELNAGMSLSEFKSIFWWEWSHRLLGRVIGVAYLLPFLWFLWRGYLDGDLKRRLWGIFGLGALQGVVGWWMVASGLSERVEVSQYRLATHLVLALLIFAAIVWTLRRLADRPSSASTSRLKITSVILLILTFVQLYLGALVAGLRAGKVYNTWPDIDGGFIPSSARLFFEQPWWRNLFDNALTVQFEHRMTAYALFALAVLHAADAIRSRADVAVIRGAVWLVAVITLQATLGILTLLNQVPIDLALTHQAVAIAVLTLATFQAERLAARQPKEAMRKLVVPLGQASSFERF from the coding sequence ATGACCGGTATTCCCGCCCAGCAAGCCCCGCAAAATCGCGCTGTCAGATGGTGGCTGTTCTCGGTCGCCGCGCTGATCGCGATCATGGTGCTGGTCGGCGGCGCGACGCGTCTGACCGAATCCGGACTTTCGATTACTGAATGGAAGCCGGTCAGCGGCGCATTGCCGCCGCTCAGCCAGGAGCAATGGAGCCAGGCGTTCGAAGGCTACAAGGCCATTCCGCAATACCGCGAGCTCAACGCCGGAATGAGCCTTTCCGAGTTCAAATCCATCTTCTGGTGGGAATGGAGCCACCGGCTGCTCGGGCGTGTGATCGGCGTGGCTTATCTGCTGCCGTTCCTCTGGTTCCTGTGGCGCGGGTATCTCGACGGCGATTTGAAGCGGCGGCTGTGGGGGATCTTCGGCCTCGGCGCGCTGCAAGGGGTGGTCGGCTGGTGGATGGTCGCCTCCGGTCTCTCAGAGCGCGTGGAAGTCTCGCAATACCGTCTCGCCACCCATCTGGTGCTGGCGCTGCTGATCTTCGCGGCCATCGTCTGGACGCTGCGCCGGTTGGCTGACCGGCCATCATCAGCGTCGACGTCGCGGCTCAAGATCACCAGTGTGATCTTGCTGATTTTGACGTTCGTGCAGCTTTATCTGGGGGCGCTGGTTGCAGGCCTGCGCGCGGGAAAAGTCTACAACACCTGGCCTGATATCGACGGCGGGTTCATTCCCTCATCCGCGCGGTTGTTCTTTGAACAGCCATGGTGGCGCAATCTGTTCGACAACGCGCTCACCGTGCAGTTCGAGCATCGCATGACCGCCTATGCCTTGTTTGCGTTGGCGGTCCTGCACGCCGCCGACGCCATTCGCTCGCGGGCCGATGTCGCGGTGATCCGTGGCGCCGTGTGGCTGGTGGCTGTCATCACGTTGCAGGCGACGCTCGGCATTCTCACGCTGCTCAATCAGGTGCCGATCGATCTCGCGTTGACACATCAGGCCGTTGCGATCGCGGTGCTGACGCTTGCGACGTTTCAGGCCGAACGCCTGGCTGCACGGCAGCCGAAAGAGGCAATGCGGAAATTGGTGGTGCCGCTCGGCCAAGCCAGTTCATTTGAGCGATTCTAA
- a CDS encoding FTR1 family iron permease, with protein sequence MSDKTGPTQGSVMSSAFIQAAVILLREGLEAMLVIAALAGYLTKAGASHRIQALYGGALAAIGASLVAAWLFAVLNSGEHSDILEGIIILVAAGLMLYVSGWLMVKQDPRGWQDYLAQKANNALAQDTVWAVGALAFLAVFREGAETVLFINALATTEGGWSGSLFAGLGVATIALAVLFYFINLIAQKIPLRPLFIITSAFLFAMAIKFIGEAVQEFQEQSMLPFTELKSLSWLDAIGLNPTVEALSAQLLVIVFALATYSVFQRNSRLTRADKDAIRAAKP encoded by the coding sequence CTGAGCGATAAAACGGGCCCAACACAGGGTTCGGTCATGTCGTCTGCATTCATTCAGGCTGCCGTCATTCTGCTCCGCGAGGGCCTTGAGGCGATGCTGGTGATCGCGGCGCTCGCCGGCTATCTGACCAAAGCCGGCGCCAGCCACCGCATCCAGGCGCTTTACGGCGGCGCACTCGCCGCTATTGGCGCCAGCCTGGTTGCCGCCTGGCTGTTTGCAGTGCTCAATTCGGGCGAGCACAGCGACATCCTCGAGGGCATCATCATTCTCGTCGCCGCAGGCCTGATGCTCTATGTCAGCGGCTGGCTGATGGTGAAGCAGGATCCGCGCGGCTGGCAGGATTATCTGGCGCAGAAGGCCAATAATGCGCTGGCGCAGGATACCGTCTGGGCGGTCGGCGCGCTCGCCTTCCTCGCGGTGTTTCGCGAAGGCGCCGAAACCGTGCTGTTCATCAATGCGCTCGCCACCACCGAAGGCGGCTGGAGCGGCAGCCTGTTCGCGGGGCTCGGCGTTGCCACGATCGCTCTCGCCGTGCTGTTCTATTTCATCAACCTGATCGCGCAGAAGATCCCGCTGCGGCCGCTATTCATCATCACCTCGGCGTTTCTGTTCGCGATGGCGATCAAATTCATCGGCGAAGCCGTTCAGGAATTCCAGGAACAGTCGATGCTGCCGTTCACCGAACTAAAGAGCCTGTCGTGGCTCGATGCGATCGGCTTGAATCCGACGGTCGAGGCGCTGTCCGCGCAGCTTCTGGTAATCGTGTTTGCGCTGGCGACCTATTCGGTATTCCAGCGCAACAGCCGGCTCACCCGAGCCGACAAGGACGCTATCCGCGCGGCTAAGCCCTAA
- a CDS encoding arylsulfatase — protein MRHRKCLLETVAIVALVSCCIGLSTKAHAQGTQAPAKGATILPVPEPPFEGVIGRKASESKSDFPRAVTAPNGAPNVLLIMTDDTGFGAASTFGGPIPTPSLDRIYQQGLCYNQFHTTALCSPTRSALLTGRNHHSVGFGNISEFATGYPGYDSIIPKSAGTIGNILEDNGYTTSWFGKHHLIPDWQQSTAGPFDQWAGGLGFEYFYGFLGGDTDNWHPALFENTTPVLPPFGDPNYILIHDMTDHAINWIRTQHSVAADKPFLMYFAPGNGHAPHHASKDWIAKFKGQFDQGWDKQREATLANQKRLGIVPADTVLTPRPVQIPAWDSLSDDQKKVYARMMEVYAAAVAQSDYEIGRLFDSLVQAGQLDNTLVIYIEGDNGASAEGTLQGTTNEVGLGAPEPESLPFLVSMMDQLGSDRTYNHYPVGWALAMDTPFQWTKQVASHFGGTRNGMCLSWPNKIKAHHEIRSQFSHVIDIVPTILEAVGVQAPLILNGTTQKPLQGVSMVYTFDDAKAPTRHNTQYFEIAANRGLYKDGWMASTTPLRLPWQVTGVEPDPDDFPWELYNVAQDFSQSRNLATENPKKLQELEQLFLIEAVKYNVLPIDSSFADRANPAIRPNLNRGRTHFTYYPGMIRIPEASAPDIKNKSFRITADVDVPQAGADGVLMTQGGRFGGWGLLVLDRKPMFAYAFSNQDGDKYPYQKKYKFRIKTTEPLAPGKHAIVFDFAYDGGGIGKGGKGTLTVDGRKVGEGRIELTQSLRFSLDESFDVGQDTGSPVIDEYDDKMPFKFSGTLNKLDVDLGADQLTPQKQGELERLKRDFAFRNQ, from the coding sequence ATGCGTCACAGGAAATGCTTGCTCGAAACCGTAGCGATCGTGGCATTGGTCAGTTGCTGCATCGGTCTTTCGACAAAGGCGCACGCTCAGGGCACACAAGCGCCGGCGAAAGGCGCGACAATTCTGCCGGTACCCGAGCCGCCATTTGAGGGGGTGATTGGGCGCAAGGCGAGTGAATCGAAATCCGACTTCCCGCGAGCAGTGACAGCCCCAAACGGGGCTCCGAATGTCCTGCTGATCATGACCGACGACACAGGGTTTGGGGCGGCCAGCACATTTGGCGGACCCATTCCGACTCCCAGCCTCGATCGAATCTATCAGCAAGGGCTGTGTTACAATCAGTTTCATACGACAGCGCTGTGTTCACCGACAAGATCGGCTCTTCTGACGGGCCGCAATCATCACAGCGTTGGCTTCGGCAACATCTCGGAATTTGCTACCGGGTATCCGGGTTACGACTCGATCATCCCGAAGAGCGCCGGCACGATCGGCAACATTCTCGAGGACAACGGCTACACCACGTCGTGGTTTGGCAAACACCATCTCATTCCCGACTGGCAACAAAGCACGGCCGGACCATTCGACCAATGGGCCGGGGGACTAGGCTTCGAATATTTCTACGGATTCCTCGGCGGCGATACCGACAATTGGCACCCGGCGCTGTTTGAAAACACCACGCCGGTTCTGCCGCCCTTCGGTGACCCAAATTACATTCTCATCCACGACATGACCGATCATGCGATCAACTGGATTCGCACGCAGCACTCAGTTGCCGCCGACAAACCGTTCCTGATGTATTTTGCACCCGGCAATGGCCACGCGCCGCATCACGCAAGCAAGGACTGGATCGCCAAGTTCAAGGGCCAGTTTGATCAAGGCTGGGACAAACAGCGTGAGGCCACGCTAGCGAACCAGAAGCGGCTCGGCATCGTGCCCGCCGACACCGTGTTGACGCCGCGGCCTGTTCAAATACCTGCTTGGGATTCGCTCAGCGACGATCAAAAGAAAGTCTATGCGCGGATGATGGAAGTCTACGCCGCCGCCGTGGCGCAGTCTGACTACGAAATCGGCCGTCTCTTCGACTCACTGGTGCAAGCGGGCCAGCTCGACAACACGCTGGTTATCTACATCGAGGGCGACAACGGTGCGAGTGCCGAAGGCACATTGCAGGGAACGACAAATGAAGTGGGTCTGGGGGCGCCGGAGCCCGAGTCACTCCCGTTCCTTGTTTCGATGATGGATCAGCTCGGCAGCGATCGGACGTACAACCACTACCCTGTCGGCTGGGCTCTTGCCATGGACACTCCGTTCCAGTGGACCAAGCAGGTCGCGTCGCACTTCGGCGGAACGCGAAACGGAATGTGCTTGAGCTGGCCGAACAAAATCAAGGCACATCACGAGATCCGGTCCCAGTTCAGTCATGTCATCGACATCGTGCCGACGATCCTGGAGGCGGTCGGCGTGCAGGCGCCCCTGATCCTCAACGGTACAACCCAAAAGCCGCTGCAAGGCGTCAGCATGGTTTACACATTCGACGACGCCAAAGCTCCGACGCGGCACAACACTCAGTATTTCGAGATCGCGGCAAACCGCGGGCTCTACAAGGACGGCTGGATGGCAAGCACCACGCCGTTGCGATTGCCATGGCAGGTGACGGGGGTAGAACCCGACCCGGACGACTTTCCGTGGGAGCTTTACAATGTGGCGCAGGATTTCAGCCAATCCAGGAATCTCGCAACGGAGAATCCAAAGAAGCTGCAAGAGCTGGAGCAGCTCTTTCTGATAGAAGCGGTCAAATACAATGTGTTGCCGATCGATTCCAGTTTTGCCGATCGAGCCAACCCTGCAATCCGTCCCAACCTCAACCGCGGGCGAACGCACTTTACATACTATCCGGGCATGATCCGCATTCCCGAAGCGAGCGCTCCGGACATCAAAAACAAGTCGTTCCGCATCACCGCGGATGTAGACGTTCCGCAAGCCGGCGCGGACGGTGTTCTCATGACCCAGGGCGGACGGTTCGGTGGCTGGGGGTTGTTGGTGCTCGATCGCAAGCCGATGTTCGCTTACGCCTTCTCCAATCAGGACGGCGACAAATATCCGTACCAGAAGAAATACAAATTCCGGATCAAGACAACCGAACCGCTTGCGCCGGGCAAACACGCCATCGTCTTCGACTTCGCCTACGACGGCGGTGGTATTGGCAAGGGCGGGAAGGGAACGCTGACGGTCGACGGCAGAAAGGTTGGCGAGGGACGCATTGAGCTGACTCAGTCGCTCCGCTTCTCTCTCGACGAGAGTTTCGACGTTGGCCAGGACACCGGATCGCCTGTTATCGACGAGTATGACGACAAGATGCCGTTCAAGTTCAGTGGCACGCTCAACAAGCTGGACGTCGATCTCGGCGCCGATCAGCTCACGCCCCAGAAACAGGGCGAGCTTGAACGGCTAAAGCGGGACTTTGCATTTCGGAACCAATGA
- a CDS encoding DUF1254 domain-containing protein: protein MFKSTTLLGNLGTLLAIVRTASAQAQTLSAQDIARRMIERHAVEAVIWGMPAVNTDLMYQAMLKLGGKPNQIVYWSGLLDWRNQTLTPNPDVIYLMAFFSTKDGPVVIEIPPAGDGVINGSIMDPWQTALEDVGPAGVDKGAGGKYLITPPGYQGAAPGGYIVLPCANYQGYALLRSILKSGGEADVKAAVAYGRRIRIYPLSQAANPPETVFVDAIGTIYDSTIPYDISFFQSLDRFVQREPWLTRDKAMIDPLKGIGIEKDKPFNPDEATKGLLNAAAGEAHAWLNLQYETMFSPYYEGRRWVFPIAPEVINGLQTQFADPDSYPVEGRGVTYTMAFFSTKHSGVGQFYLMTIKDKDGQSFVGANTYRLTVPANAPVRQYWSATVYDRATHALIREMPRAGRSSQSSGLQANADGSVDIWFGPKAPAGKENNWAPTSANGQFEVLFRFYGPEKPVFDKTWQLPDIERIAAQ from the coding sequence ATGTTCAAGTCCACGACTCTTCTTGGCAACCTCGGAACTTTGCTGGCGATTGTCAGGACCGCATCCGCGCAGGCTCAAACTCTCTCCGCTCAAGACATCGCACGCCGCATGATTGAGCGGCACGCGGTCGAAGCCGTCATCTGGGGCATGCCGGCGGTCAACACCGATCTCATGTATCAGGCGATGCTCAAGCTCGGCGGCAAGCCCAACCAGATCGTCTACTGGTCGGGCTTGCTCGATTGGCGGAACCAGACGCTGACGCCGAATCCTGATGTCATCTACCTGATGGCCTTCTTCAGCACGAAGGACGGGCCTGTCGTGATCGAGATTCCGCCGGCCGGCGATGGCGTCATCAACGGCAGCATCATGGATCCCTGGCAGACGGCATTGGAGGATGTGGGGCCGGCCGGTGTCGACAAGGGCGCGGGCGGCAAATATCTGATTACGCCGCCGGGCTATCAGGGAGCTGCGCCCGGTGGCTATATCGTTCTGCCCTGCGCCAATTATCAGGGCTATGCGTTACTGCGTTCGATCCTGAAGAGCGGCGGCGAGGCCGACGTCAAGGCCGCTGTCGCCTACGGCAGGCGGATCAGGATCTATCCCCTGAGCCAGGCGGCCAATCCGCCGGAGACCGTGTTCGTCGATGCCATCGGCACGATCTACGATTCCACGATCCCGTACGACATCAGCTTTTTCCAATCGCTCGATCGCTTTGTGCAGCGGGAGCCTTGGCTCACCCGCGACAAGGCGATGATCGATCCGTTGAAGGGAATCGGCATCGAGAAGGACAAGCCGTTTAATCCTGACGAAGCAACGAAGGGCCTTTTGAATGCGGCGGCAGGTGAGGCGCATGCCTGGCTGAATCTGCAATACGAAACCATGTTCTCGCCCTATTACGAAGGGCGCAGGTGGGTGTTTCCGATAGCGCCGGAGGTTATCAACGGTCTGCAGACCCAGTTTGCGGATCCGGACAGCTACCCCGTTGAGGGCCGCGGCGTCACCTACACGATGGCGTTCTTTAGCACCAAGCATTCCGGGGTCGGCCAGTTCTATCTGATGACGATCAAGGACAAGGACGGACAGAGCTTCGTTGGCGCGAACACCTATCGTCTGACCGTGCCCGCGAACGCGCCGGTGAGGCAATACTGGTCGGCGACAGTTTATGACCGCGCGACGCATGCCCTCATTCGCGAGATGCCGCGCGCGGGGCGCTCATCGCAAAGTTCGGGGTTGCAGGCAAATGCGGACGGTTCGGTTGATATCTGGTTCGGACCGAAGGCGCCGGCGGGCAAGGAGAACAACTGGGCGCCGACCAGCGCGAACGGGCAATTCGAGGTGTTGTTTCGCTTCTACGGTCCAGAGAAACCGGTGTTCGACAAGACCTGGCAGCTGCCCGACATCGAACGGATCGCTGCGCAGTGA
- a CDS encoding DUF1254 domain-containing protein: protein MKPSRRETIAVLAGAGSAALSAAGMTAPTHAQEAKPGERVATKSSDETQNIETRIGRLEFTHDFANGYPTDATIDKLYDERDFQRACQAYLWSLPAVSFASWQRGVTKGLGAKNGQIVAILSIEARRGILTANATTPYYLGFADLSTGPLVMVIPPRGVQGGISDAWQQTIPGTESPGTYLVLAPGQKAPDDVVGYTVRNSATLNIFLGARLTDTDPEKAKEALANLRMYPYAQRDNPPKMEIFDAGTKAWSGLPPRGMEYWQRLDEVIQAEPIEPRDIFFHAMLRPLGLEKGEPFRPDTRQTKILTDAALVGEAMAKANSADRRFKGDTYRSDAHWDFALLLDADDPDGFWNLLDERASWFYEAVGAGAAMAPKRPGPSSAYLSAYKDRAGEWLDGGRSYRLRVPPNAPIKLFWSVTLYDVGTRALILNQQNIADRSSRMDLRKNGDGSVDIYCGPKAPAGFEKNWIPTVAGKNWFAYFRFYQPTEAYFDRSWPLPDFEQV from the coding sequence ATGAAACCCAGTCGTCGGGAAACAATCGCGGTATTGGCAGGCGCCGGTTCTGCTGCGCTTTCGGCCGCCGGCATGACCGCCCCTACCCATGCTCAGGAAGCAAAGCCGGGAGAACGTGTGGCGACGAAAAGCTCGGACGAAACGCAAAACATCGAGACGCGCATCGGCAGGCTCGAGTTCACGCACGACTTTGCCAACGGCTATCCGACCGACGCGACGATCGACAAGCTTTACGACGAGCGCGATTTTCAGCGCGCCTGTCAGGCCTATCTCTGGTCTCTTCCGGCAGTCTCGTTTGCGTCGTGGCAGCGCGGTGTGACGAAGGGCCTCGGTGCAAAGAACGGACAGATCGTCGCGATCCTGTCGATCGAGGCCAGACGCGGAATCCTGACCGCCAATGCCACGACACCGTACTATCTAGGGTTCGCCGACCTCTCAACAGGGCCGCTGGTCATGGTGATTCCGCCGCGCGGCGTGCAAGGCGGGATCAGTGACGCCTGGCAACAGACTATTCCGGGTACCGAATCGCCAGGCACATACCTTGTGTTGGCGCCAGGGCAGAAGGCTCCAGACGATGTCGTTGGCTACACTGTGCGCAACTCGGCCACCCTCAACATCTTTCTCGGTGCGCGACTGACTGACACCGATCCGGAGAAAGCAAAGGAGGCGCTGGCGAACCTGCGGATGTATCCGTACGCGCAACGTGACAATCCGCCGAAGATGGAGATCTTCGATGCGGGTACCAAGGCATGGAGCGGCCTGCCGCCACGCGGGATGGAATACTGGCAGCGGCTCGATGAAGTCATCCAGGCCGAACCGATCGAGCCGCGCGACATCTTCTTCCATGCGATGTTGCGGCCGCTCGGCCTGGAAAAGGGCGAGCCTTTCAGGCCGGACACGCGACAAACCAAGATACTGACCGATGCCGCGCTGGTCGGCGAGGCTATGGCAAAGGCCAACTCGGCGGACCGCCGCTTCAAGGGCGACACGTACCGATCCGACGCGCATTGGGACTTTGCGCTGTTGCTCGACGCCGACGATCCCGACGGCTTCTGGAATCTGCTCGACGAGCGCGCGTCCTGGTTCTACGAGGCCGTGGGCGCAGGCGCGGCGATGGCGCCGAAGCGGCCCGGGCCTTCTTCCGCCTATCTCAGCGCGTACAAGGACAGGGCCGGGGAATGGCTGGATGGTGGCAGGTCATACCGCCTGCGTGTTCCGCCCAATGCACCGATCAAGCTGTTCTGGTCAGTCACCCTCTACGACGTTGGTACGCGTGCGCTGATCCTGAACCAGCAGAACATTGCCGATCGCTCCTCGCGCATGGACCTGCGGAAGAATGGGGATGGTTCGGTGGACATCTATTGCGGACCGAAGGCGCCAGCCGGCTTTGAGAAGAATTGGATCCCGACCGTCGCCGGCAAGAACTGGTTTGCATATTTCCGATTCTACCAGCCGACCGAGGCCTACTTCGATCGCTCCTGGCCATTGCCGGACTTCGAGCAGGTCTAG